A single genomic interval of Arthrobacter methylotrophus harbors:
- a CDS encoding MDR family MFS transporter, protein MSTTPKTKAAAEPLLLTQKRIWIIFSALIAGMLLSSLDQTIVSTAMPTIVGKLGGVENQAWITTAYLLATTIVMPIYGKFGDILGRRNLFLTAIGLFTAASIACAFATDFWSFVVFRAVQGLGGGGLIILSQAIIADIVPAKERGKYMGPLGAIFGLSAVAGPLLGGFFVDHLTWEWAFYINIPVGIAAFTIAWFTLTLPNKKAEKRIDLLGVLLLSAATACLIFFTDFGGKKDQGWDSLLTWAFGAGMVLAAFLFVLVERKAEDPIIPLSLFKNRIFINATAIGFTLGLGMFAAIAFVPTFLQMSSGTSAAVSGLLMLPMMVGLMGTSIYSGIRISKTGKYKMFPILGASLTIVAMLWLTTLTAATPVWVICIQLFIFGAGLGLIMQVIVLVVQNAVPAEQIGTATSTNNYFREVGASLGVAVFGSIFTTRLAESLTKAFTGAGASASQASQSTSKLDPQTLAQLPAQVKDAIVNAYADSLAPVFWYLIPFIAVALLLAITLKQIPLSDTAGMVARGEAVGGQEAERLEAARLLGTAKGTADADAEPDSDSEPDSDSDSGSVEDNDSELALR, encoded by the coding sequence GTGAGCACCACTCCCAAGACCAAGGCGGCAGCGGAACCGCTCCTCCTGACCCAGAAACGGATCTGGATCATTTTCTCCGCGCTGATCGCCGGAATGCTGCTCTCCAGCCTGGACCAGACCATCGTGTCCACGGCCATGCCCACCATCGTCGGCAAGCTCGGCGGCGTCGAGAACCAAGCCTGGATCACCACGGCCTACCTGCTGGCCACCACCATCGTCATGCCGATCTACGGCAAGTTCGGTGACATCCTGGGCCGGCGGAACCTCTTCCTGACCGCCATCGGCTTGTTCACGGCAGCCTCCATCGCTTGTGCCTTCGCCACCGATTTTTGGAGCTTCGTGGTCTTCCGCGCCGTCCAGGGCCTCGGTGGCGGCGGTCTGATTATCCTGTCCCAGGCCATCATCGCCGACATTGTCCCGGCCAAGGAGCGCGGCAAGTACATGGGTCCCCTCGGCGCCATCTTCGGCCTGTCCGCCGTTGCCGGTCCCCTTCTGGGTGGCTTCTTCGTCGATCACCTGACGTGGGAATGGGCTTTCTACATCAACATCCCGGTCGGCATCGCAGCCTTCACCATCGCTTGGTTCACGCTCACCCTGCCGAACAAGAAGGCCGAAAAGCGCATCGATCTCCTGGGCGTACTGCTGCTGTCCGCCGCCACGGCCTGCCTGATCTTCTTCACCGACTTCGGCGGCAAGAAGGACCAGGGCTGGGATTCCCTGCTCACCTGGGCCTTCGGCGCCGGCATGGTGCTTGCCGCCTTCCTCTTCGTCTTGGTGGAGCGCAAGGCCGAAGACCCCATCATTCCGCTGAGCCTGTTCAAGAACCGGATCTTCATCAACGCAACGGCCATCGGCTTCACCTTGGGGCTTGGCATGTTCGCGGCCATCGCCTTCGTGCCGACGTTCCTGCAGATGTCCTCCGGAACCTCGGCCGCCGTCTCGGGCCTGCTCATGCTGCCGATGATGGTGGGCCTGATGGGTACCTCCATCTACTCGGGAATCCGGATCTCCAAGACCGGTAAGTACAAGATGTTCCCGATCCTCGGAGCGAGCCTCACGATCGTTGCCATGCTGTGGCTCACCACGCTCACAGCGGCAACCCCGGTCTGGGTCATCTGCATCCAGCTGTTCATCTTCGGTGCAGGCCTGGGCTTGATCATGCAGGTCATCGTCCTGGTGGTCCAGAACGCGGTTCCGGCCGAGCAGATCGGCACGGCGACCAGCACCAACAACTACTTCCGCGAGGTCGGGGCCTCGTTGGGCGTGGCCGTCTTCGGCTCGATCTTCACCACGCGGCTGGCCGAGTCACTCACAAAGGCCTTCACAGGGGCCGGCGCTTCGGCCTCACAAGCTTCGCAATCCACCAGCAAGCTCGATCCACAGACTCTCGCCCAGCTGCCGGCCCAGGTCAAGGACGCCATCGTCAACGCCTACGCCGATTCGCTGGCACCGGTGTTCTGGTACCTGATCCCGTTCATCGCCGTCGCACTCCTGCTCGCCATCACGCTCAAGCAGATCCCGCTGTCCGACACCGCCGGAATGGTGGCCCGGGGTGAGGCCGTGGGAGGGCAGGAAGCCGAGCGCCTTGAAGCCGCTCGCCTGCTTGGCACGGCGAAGGGCACCGCCGACGCAGACGCGGAGCCGGATTCGGATTCGGAGCCGGATTCGGATTCGGATTCGGGGAGCGTAGAGGACAACGACAGCGAGCTCGCCCTGCGCTGA
- the greA gene encoding transcription elongation factor GreA — protein MSTTNSAPAAWLTQDAFDRLKAELDHLSGPGRAEIVQKIEAARQEGDLKENGGYHAAKEEQGKIEARIRQLTALLRDAQVGEAPADDGIVEPGMLVVARIAGDEETFLLGSREIAGDSDLNVFSEKSPLGVAIMGHKEGDKISYVAPNGKEIPVEIVSAKPFAG, from the coding sequence GTGTCGACCACCAACAGCGCGCCTGCAGCTTGGCTTACCCAGGACGCATTTGACCGCTTGAAGGCAGAGCTGGACCACCTTTCCGGCCCTGGCCGTGCGGAGATCGTACAGAAGATCGAAGCCGCCCGTCAGGAAGGCGACCTCAAGGAAAACGGTGGCTACCACGCCGCGAAGGAAGAGCAGGGCAAGATCGAGGCCCGCATCCGCCAACTGACCGCGCTCCTGCGCGACGCCCAGGTGGGCGAAGCCCCGGCGGATGACGGAATCGTCGAGCCCGGCATGCTCGTCGTCGCACGAATCGCAGGCGACGAAGAGACCTTCCTGCTCGGATCCCGTGAAATCGCCGGCGATTCAGATCTCAATGTCTTCAGCGAGAAGTCCCCGCTGGGCGTGGCAATCATGGGCCACAAGGAAGGCGACAAGATCAGCTATGTCGCCCCGAATGGCAAGGAAATCCCTGTGGAGATTGTTTCCGCAAAGCCGTTCGCCGGCTGA
- a CDS encoding isoprenyl transferase — translation MEWPGFLYGFYERKLLRSLEQEKIPGHIGVMVDGNRRWARQFNAPTSEGHQAGADKIHEFLGWCQELGVKVVTLYMLSTDNMNRSGEELELLMGIIANTLDRLDEDADISVHAMGAPELLPDYLAERLNKLTARTPIRERLHVNVAVGYGGRREIVDAVRELLHDAVAHGRDITELADELTVDDISRFLYTRGQPDPDLVIRTSGEQRLSGFLMWQSAYSEFYFCEALWPAFRKVDFLRALRDYAGRQRRFGS, via the coding sequence ATGGAGTGGCCCGGCTTCCTCTACGGCTTCTACGAGCGCAAACTGCTCCGTTCGCTCGAGCAGGAAAAGATTCCCGGGCACATCGGGGTCATGGTGGATGGCAACCGTCGTTGGGCGCGGCAATTCAACGCCCCCACCAGCGAAGGCCACCAGGCAGGCGCGGACAAAATCCACGAATTCCTCGGCTGGTGCCAGGAACTGGGAGTCAAAGTCGTCACGCTGTACATGCTTTCGACTGACAACATGAACCGCTCCGGCGAAGAGCTCGAGCTGCTCATGGGAATCATCGCCAACACTTTGGATCGGCTCGATGAGGACGCCGATATTTCAGTCCATGCCATGGGTGCGCCTGAGCTCCTTCCGGACTACCTCGCTGAACGGCTCAACAAGCTGACGGCCCGTACGCCGATCCGCGAGCGCTTGCACGTGAATGTCGCCGTGGGCTACGGCGGTCGGCGCGAAATCGTCGATGCCGTCCGGGAACTGCTGCATGACGCCGTCGCGCACGGCCGGGATATTACCGAGCTGGCCGATGAACTTACAGTGGACGACATCTCGCGTTTCCTCTACACGCGCGGTCAGCCGGACCCCGATCTGGTCATCCGCACGTCAGGCGAGCAGCGCTTATCCGGCTTCCTCATGTGGCAAAGCGCCTACAGCGAGTTCTACTTTTGCGAGGCACTTTGGCCCGCGTTCCGCAAGGTCGATTTCCTACGGGCCCTGCGGGACTATGCTGGCCGGCAGCGCCGCTTCGGTTCCTGA
- a CDS encoding TetR/AcrR family transcriptional regulator: MSAKLYFVENSANIDGGLRERKRAQTRAAITAVARSLTAQRGLNGFTVEEACDQAGISRRTFFNYFHTKEDAVIGSFSDELPEDALDAFNRKPARATGTIPATISDSLLAALRHFTLAVLERSTVSPSEIRQLIAAVTAEPQLLGRLTRAGEVRERQFAELIAAREGLTADHPEVIMAAAVFGAVTKKTSQQFFSEENTRAYRALLDQNLNAARTLFAQALDTNPVEPQKDPS; this comes from the coding sequence ATGAGTGCAAAACTTTACTTTGTGGAAAATAGTGCAAATATCGACGGCGGACTCCGGGAGCGCAAGCGCGCACAGACCCGCGCGGCGATCACCGCCGTCGCACGCTCCCTGACCGCCCAGCGCGGCCTCAACGGTTTCACGGTCGAGGAAGCCTGCGATCAAGCCGGGATCTCGCGCCGGACGTTCTTCAACTACTTCCATACGAAGGAAGACGCGGTGATCGGCTCGTTCTCCGACGAGCTTCCGGAAGATGCTTTGGATGCCTTCAACCGCAAACCCGCGCGGGCCACCGGCACAATCCCTGCCACCATCTCCGACTCGTTGCTGGCCGCCCTGCGCCACTTCACCCTGGCAGTCCTCGAGCGGTCCACCGTCAGCCCGTCGGAGATCCGCCAACTCATCGCCGCCGTCACGGCCGAACCCCAGCTCCTGGGGCGGCTGACACGCGCAGGCGAAGTCCGCGAGCGCCAGTTCGCCGAACTCATCGCCGCACGGGAAGGCCTCACAGCAGACCACCCAGAGGTCATCATGGCCGCCGCGGTCTTCGGCGCGGTCACCAAGAAGACAAGCCAACAGTTCTTTTCCGAAGAGAACACCCGGGCCTACCGCGCACTGCTCGACCAAAACCTCAACGCGGCCCGCACGCTCTTCGCCCAAGCGCTGGACACCAACCCCGTCGAACCCCAGAAGGACCCATCGTGA
- the mca gene encoding mycothiol conjugate amidase Mca, whose translation MSTSTSPDTQLRLLAVHAHPDDESSKGAATMAMYAASGVEVMVATCTDGSRGDIQNPAMESAPHPKRDMAGARRLEMNQAAAVLGVKQRWLGWVDSGLPEGDPLPPLPAGCFALQPLERASAPLVRLVRDFKPHVMVSYDENGGYPHPDHIMAHKVAVEAFDAAGDPARYPGTGESWAPRKLYYDRAFSPDRFRALHFALEEAGLQSPYAERLATWLEADAEGHTPPRPVHQTTTQVDCGDYFEARDNALRAHRTQVDPLGFFFAVSPEMQRRAWPWEDYTLIHSRIPADLPEKDLFAGLR comes from the coding sequence ATGAGCACATCCACCAGCCCCGACACGCAGCTCCGGCTGCTCGCCGTCCACGCACATCCGGATGACGAGTCAAGCAAAGGCGCGGCAACCATGGCGATGTACGCGGCTTCCGGCGTCGAGGTCATGGTGGCCACGTGTACGGATGGTTCCAGGGGCGACATCCAGAATCCGGCGATGGAGTCGGCTCCGCACCCGAAGCGGGACATGGCAGGCGCGCGCCGCCTGGAAATGAACCAAGCGGCCGCGGTTTTGGGAGTCAAGCAGCGCTGGCTGGGTTGGGTGGATTCCGGGCTGCCCGAAGGAGACCCGTTGCCACCACTGCCTGCTGGTTGCTTCGCGCTTCAGCCCCTTGAAAGGGCATCGGCGCCGTTGGTCCGGCTGGTTCGTGACTTCAAGCCGCACGTCATGGTGAGCTACGACGAAAACGGCGGCTACCCGCATCCGGACCACATTATGGCCCACAAGGTTGCCGTCGAAGCTTTCGATGCTGCCGGCGACCCGGCACGCTATCCGGGGACCGGGGAAAGCTGGGCACCCAGAAAGCTGTACTACGACCGTGCCTTTAGTCCTGACCGCTTCCGGGCCTTGCATTTCGCGCTCGAAGAGGCCGGCCTGCAATCGCCCTATGCCGAACGTCTGGCTACCTGGCTCGAAGCCGATGCGGAAGGCCACACTCCGCCGCGGCCGGTCCACCAGACCACCACACAGGTGGATTGCGGGGACTATTTCGAAGCCCGTGACAACGCCCTCCGGGCGCACAGGACCCAGGTTGATCCGCTCGGGTTCTTTTTCGCCGTGTCCCCGGAGATGCAGCGAAGGGCCTGGCCGTGGGAAGACTACACGCTGATCCACTCCCGGATCCCGGCGGATCTGCCGGAAAAGGACCTGTTCGCAGGGCTAAGATAG
- a CDS encoding PhoH family protein, whose translation MIDTSVLLSDPHALLRFAEHEVIVPIVVITELEGKRHDPELGYFARKALRLLDDLRIEHGGLNQSIPIGADGGTLRVEMNHVSTEVLPAGFRGADNDSRILAVAKNLANEGHNVTVVSKDLPMRVKASAMGLFADEYRNELVKDSGWTGMAEIEAGEDEINTLYGHEPVFIPAAAELPVNTGLVLLSNRGSALGRVGADKQVRLVKGDRDVFGLHGRSAEQRLAIDLLMDPSVGIVSIGGRAGTGKSALALCAGLEAVLERREHRKVIVFRPLFAVGGQELGYLPGSEAEKMNPWAQAVFDTLGALVSQEVVEEVMDRGMLEVMPLTHIRGRSLHDAFVIVDEAQSLEKNVLLTVMSRIGQNSKIVLTHDVAQRDNLRVGRHDGVAAVVETLKGHPLFGHITLTRSERSPIAALVTELLEGAEI comes from the coding sequence GTGATTGACACTTCTGTTTTGCTTTCGGATCCACACGCTTTGTTGCGCTTTGCGGAGCACGAAGTCATTGTCCCGATCGTGGTCATCACCGAATTGGAAGGCAAGCGCCACGATCCCGAGTTGGGCTACTTCGCCCGAAAAGCCCTCAGGCTCCTTGATGACCTGCGGATTGAGCATGGCGGGTTGAACCAGTCCATCCCGATCGGCGCTGACGGCGGCACGCTGCGCGTTGAGATGAACCACGTGTCCACCGAAGTGCTGCCAGCCGGATTCCGGGGTGCCGACAATGACAGCCGTATTCTGGCGGTCGCCAAGAACCTCGCCAATGAAGGCCACAACGTCACAGTTGTCTCGAAGGACCTTCCGATGCGCGTCAAGGCATCCGCCATGGGTTTGTTCGCGGACGAATACCGCAACGAACTCGTCAAGGACTCGGGATGGACCGGCATGGCAGAGATCGAGGCCGGCGAAGACGAAATCAACACGTTGTACGGTCACGAACCGGTCTTCATCCCGGCAGCCGCAGAGCTTCCGGTCAATACCGGCCTGGTTCTGCTCTCGAACCGAGGCTCCGCGCTGGGCCGCGTAGGCGCGGACAAACAGGTGAGACTGGTCAAGGGCGATCGCGATGTCTTTGGGCTGCATGGCCGGTCAGCGGAGCAGCGGCTGGCGATCGACCTGCTGATGGACCCGAGCGTTGGAATCGTTTCCATCGGCGGCCGGGCCGGCACAGGAAAGTCGGCCCTTGCCTTGTGTGCCGGGCTTGAAGCGGTCCTGGAACGTCGGGAGCATCGCAAAGTGATCGTCTTCCGTCCCCTGTTTGCGGTAGGTGGACAGGAACTTGGCTACCTGCCTGGTTCCGAGGCAGAGAAGATGAACCCCTGGGCGCAGGCGGTCTTCGATACCCTCGGTGCTCTCGTCAGCCAGGAAGTCGTGGAAGAAGTCATGGACCGCGGCATGCTCGAAGTCATGCCGCTGACCCACATCCGCGGACGTTCGCTGCACGACGCCTTTGTGATCGTGGACGAGGCCCAGTCGCTCGAAAAGAACGTGCTCCTCACGGTCATGAGCCGCATCGGCCAAAACTCGAAGATCGTCCTGACCCACGACGTCGCCCAGCGCGACAACCTCCGTGTCGGTCGGCACGACGGCGTGGCAGCCGTCGTCGAGACCCTCAAGGGGCACCCGCTGTTCGGACACATCACCCTGACCCGCTCCGAGCGGTCGCCGATCGCGGCACTCGTGACGGAACTGCTTGAAGGGGCTGAGATCTAA
- a CDS encoding DUF4307 domain-containing protein codes for MTSEDPSGTALPATTSLANRYGSQKRAFGGKTKRNIVIAVLLVAVGFLFWATTSSSQSSVSFKDVGYSATDSTQSDVDFQVTKSPDATAKCAIKAMDSKFAVVGWKVVEIGPNAPKDGADGGQTTAQRTILRTESAAVSAVVDNCWIVPNSK; via the coding sequence GTGACTTCGGAGGACCCATCGGGTACGGCGCTGCCGGCAACTACCAGCCTAGCCAATCGCTACGGCAGCCAAAAGCGCGCCTTCGGCGGGAAAACCAAACGGAACATCGTGATCGCCGTACTCCTCGTTGCCGTCGGGTTCTTGTTTTGGGCCACCACGTCTTCCTCGCAATCGTCTGTTTCGTTTAAGGACGTCGGCTATAGCGCCACCGACTCCACCCAGTCCGACGTAGATTTCCAGGTCACCAAGAGCCCGGATGCCACGGCAAAATGCGCCATCAAGGCCATGGATTCCAAGTTCGCTGTGGTCGGCTGGAAAGTGGTCGAGATCGGCCCCAACGCCCCCAAGGACGGCGCCGACGGCGGCCAAACAACTGCCCAGAGGACCATCCTCCGGACTGAGTCCGCGGCGGTGTCCGCCGTCGTCGACAACTGCTGGATTGTCCCCAACAGCAAATAA
- a CDS encoding A24 family peptidase yields MIRRLGELWGTSFPAFWLLLAACVYFAIMAARLTVIDVRHHLLPNRIVFPSYAIAGVLLLGAAIAVTLAGGAAGGLAGGAAGNTPDGGASFLGVPALGIVAGGAVLWVFYFILRLAYPPGMGFGDVKLAGVLGLYLGYLGWAHVFAGTFAAFLFGGLWSLGILAARRGTLKSSIPFGPFMLAGAAAAMLALPA; encoded by the coding sequence GTGATCCGACGACTCGGCGAATTGTGGGGGACCAGCTTCCCGGCCTTCTGGCTGCTGCTCGCAGCATGTGTGTACTTTGCGATCATGGCTGCCCGCCTCACAGTCATTGACGTCCGTCACCACCTGTTGCCAAACCGGATCGTGTTCCCTTCGTATGCGATCGCCGGGGTGTTGCTGCTCGGGGCTGCGATCGCCGTCACCCTGGCTGGCGGAGCCGCAGGAGGGCTCGCCGGCGGAGCGGCAGGGAACACGCCCGACGGCGGTGCCTCCTTCCTGGGGGTGCCGGCCTTGGGGATCGTGGCCGGGGGAGCTGTCCTTTGGGTGTTCTATTTCATCCTCCGTTTGGCGTATCCGCCGGGAATGGGCTTCGGCGACGTTAAACTGGCGGGCGTGCTCGGTCTTTACCTTGGCTATTTGGGTTGGGCGCACGTCTTTGCCGGGACGTTTGCGGCGTTCCTCTTCGGCGGGCTGTGGAGCCTGGGAATCCTGGCTGCCCGGCGGGGAACCCTGAAATCCTCTATTCCATTCGGGCCGTTCATGCTTGCCGGCGCCGCGGCGGCGATGCTTGCGCTGCCTGCTTGA
- a CDS encoding thioredoxin domain-containing protein, whose translation MPVPEPADPGSAREWPGAFNALGSEPSAYLRQHADNPVHWRPFGDEAFAFAAARDVPVFLSIGYAACHWCHVMAHESFEDQDTADYLNDHFVPIKVDREERPDVDSIYMAATQAISGEGGWPMSVFLTPEGLAFHAGTYFPPTPQPGRPSFRQVLEAVHEAWLERRDAVEQNARGLAAGMADAQLAAAVFLDRPPESLDDSLLSEAVRLLARSEDPDGGGFGGAPKFPPSAVLEFLIRHAAVPSDTSDSARDMAGRTLAAMARSALCDQLDGGFARYSVTADWSVPHFEKMLYDNAQLLRVYVHWVRLRGDGVLPADEAAMVASRAADWILDSLGMGDPGAPDGLASSLDADTVVDGVHHEGASYLWTPESLEAALGSGDGAAAARLMNIGASGTVSELGSPLHPRRQLSGTESRLWNRVRPALRNARDARPQPARDDKVVAGWNGLAIAALAEAGTVLDRPELVSAAQSLADYLVRVHWRPASKPGALTAAEPVLIRVSHDGVARGIGGLLEDYAFCAEGFLALYAVTGRRRWYRFAEQLISGACERFVVDGRLSDSVGESAQVFNAQGQHAGLDPFDNAAPSGAAAFAGVLLSYAAYSGSHEHRLMAGSILSLPPPIAGRAPRVAGWLLAIAQAAVAGPVEAAVSGPAGSMQRELHRALLASPSPGLVVAVQRAKAADDGALPGSGVEEPEVPLLSDRVAAADGSPQVYLCRGMVCDLPLRSVEELGQRLAAMTAG comes from the coding sequence ATGCCGGTACCGGAGCCCGCTGACCCGGGTAGCGCCCGGGAATGGCCGGGGGCGTTCAACGCCCTTGGCTCGGAACCGTCCGCCTATTTGCGCCAGCACGCGGACAACCCGGTGCATTGGCGGCCTTTCGGCGATGAGGCATTCGCCTTCGCGGCAGCTCGCGATGTTCCCGTCTTTCTCTCCATTGGCTATGCCGCCTGCCATTGGTGCCACGTCATGGCCCACGAATCCTTCGAAGACCAGGACACCGCCGACTATCTGAACGACCATTTCGTGCCCATCAAGGTGGACCGCGAAGAACGTCCGGACGTTGACTCGATATACATGGCAGCCACGCAGGCCATCAGCGGCGAGGGCGGCTGGCCAATGTCCGTCTTCCTCACGCCCGAGGGCCTGGCCTTCCATGCAGGCACCTATTTCCCGCCGACGCCCCAGCCGGGAAGGCCGTCCTTCCGCCAGGTGTTGGAAGCGGTACACGAGGCGTGGCTGGAACGCCGGGACGCCGTCGAACAGAACGCCCGGGGGCTCGCCGCCGGCATGGCCGATGCCCAACTCGCCGCCGCGGTGTTCCTCGACAGGCCGCCTGAAAGCCTGGATGACAGCCTGCTGTCGGAAGCCGTGCGGCTCCTCGCCCGCTCGGAAGACCCCGACGGCGGCGGCTTTGGCGGCGCTCCCAAGTTCCCGCCGTCGGCGGTTCTTGAGTTCTTGATCCGGCACGCCGCCGTGCCGTCCGACACATCCGACTCCGCCCGCGACATGGCTGGCCGTACGCTCGCCGCCATGGCCCGTTCCGCTCTGTGCGACCAGCTCGACGGCGGCTTCGCCCGGTACTCGGTGACCGCCGATTGGTCGGTGCCGCATTTCGAGAAGATGCTCTACGACAATGCCCAGCTGCTCCGCGTCTATGTCCACTGGGTCCGGCTGCGCGGCGACGGGGTCCTGCCCGCCGACGAGGCCGCAATGGTGGCTTCGCGGGCGGCGGATTGGATCCTGGACTCGCTCGGCATGGGAGATCCGGGAGCTCCGGACGGACTCGCCTCCTCGCTCGACGCCGACACCGTGGTGGACGGAGTGCACCACGAAGGGGCGTCGTACCTCTGGACTCCCGAAAGCCTGGAAGCTGCGCTCGGTTCAGGGGATGGTGCCGCCGCGGCGCGCCTCATGAACATCGGCGCCTCGGGCACGGTCTCGGAGCTTGGCTCCCCGTTGCATCCTAGACGCCAGTTGTCAGGGACAGAATCACGGTTGTGGAACCGCGTCCGGCCCGCCCTGCGCAACGCACGCGACGCTCGCCCGCAACCTGCTCGAGACGACAAGGTCGTGGCGGGCTGGAACGGCCTCGCGATCGCTGCGCTCGCCGAAGCCGGAACGGTCCTGGACAGGCCGGAACTGGTTTCCGCTGCGCAAAGCCTCGCCGACTACCTGGTGCGAGTGCATTGGCGTCCTGCCTCCAAGCCCGGTGCGCTCACGGCGGCCGAGCCGGTGCTGATCCGCGTCTCGCACGATGGGGTTGCCCGGGGGATCGGCGGCCTGCTGGAAGACTACGCGTTTTGTGCCGAAGGCTTCCTGGCTCTCTACGCCGTCACCGGCCGCCGGCGCTGGTACAGGTTCGCGGAGCAGTTGATCAGCGGAGCCTGTGAACGCTTTGTGGTCGACGGCAGGTTGTCCGACTCCGTGGGTGAGTCGGCCCAGGTATTCAACGCACAGGGCCAGCACGCCGGGCTGGATCCCTTCGACAACGCGGCACCCAGTGGGGCAGCTGCCTTCGCCGGAGTGTTGCTTAGCTATGCGGCGTACTCCGGCTCACACGAGCACAGGCTCATGGCGGGTAGTATTTTGTCCCTCCCGCCGCCGATAGCCGGGCGGGCACCAAGGGTTGCTGGATGGCTGCTGGCGATCGCCCAGGCGGCCGTGGCAGGGCCTGTAGAGGCCGCGGTGTCCGGCCCTGCCGGTTCGATGCAGCGGGAACTGCACCGCGCGCTGTTGGCCTCGCCGAGTCCGGGGTTGGTGGTGGCCGTGCAGCGTGCGAAGGCCGCCGACGACGGCGCGCTGCCGGGGTCCGGCGTCGAGGAACCGGAGGTGCCACTACTTTCGGATCGAGTGGCTGCTGCGGACGGCTCACCGCAGGTGTACTTATGCCGTGGGATGGTCTGTGACCTGCCGCTTCGCTCGGTCGAGGAACTCGGGCAGCGGCTCGCGGCGATGACCGCGGGCTGA
- the trhA gene encoding PAQR family membrane homeostasis protein TrhA, with translation MSELLTIKPRWRGWIHAVAIPFAAAAGITLVMLAPTTDRKIVSAIYAFTGVLLFGVSAIYHRGNWEPKTRMVLKRFDHTNIMLVIAGSYTPLAWSLLERPKAVLLLWVIWSGASLGVLFRVLWTGAPRWLYVPIYVALGCGALFYLPDFFAANVPAAVLICVGGALYIAGAVFYGIKKPNFSPLNFGFHELFHALTVLAFAAHFAAIMIAVLS, from the coding sequence ATGTCGGAGCTGCTCACAATCAAGCCAAGGTGGCGCGGCTGGATACATGCTGTGGCCATTCCTTTCGCCGCCGCCGCAGGGATCACTTTGGTGATGTTGGCGCCTACGACCGACCGCAAAATTGTCTCGGCGATCTACGCTTTCACGGGTGTCCTGCTCTTCGGCGTGTCCGCGATCTACCACCGCGGCAATTGGGAACCGAAAACCAGGATGGTCCTGAAGCGCTTTGACCACACCAACATCATGCTGGTGATCGCCGGCAGCTACACACCACTCGCTTGGTCGCTGCTGGAGCGCCCCAAAGCCGTGCTCCTCCTGTGGGTGATCTGGTCCGGGGCCTCGTTGGGGGTACTGTTCCGCGTTCTCTGGACTGGCGCTCCCCGGTGGCTCTACGTGCCTATCTACGTTGCGCTGGGCTGTGGGGCTTTGTTCTACCTGCCGGATTTCTTCGCGGCAAACGTTCCGGCCGCGGTCCTGATCTGCGTGGGCGGGGCGCTGTATATCGCCGGCGCGGTGTTCTACGGGATCAAAAAGCCCAACTTCAGCCCGCTGAACTTCGGTTTCCACGAACTCTTCCACGCTCTGACGGTGCTGGCCTTCGCGGCCCATTTCGCCGCCATCATGATTGCAGTGCTGAGCTAG
- a CDS encoding NUDIX domain-containing protein: MAIPEFILKIREKIGNDPLWLPGVRGVVLDDEDRVLLCQRADNRRWTLITGMLEPGEHPAPGLIREIFEETAVVAETERILAVGVIGPVTYPNGDVCDFLDIAFKCRYISGEARVNDDESIAVAWFALDDLPDISPGHRETIRLALEPGSAVAYQRD; encoded by the coding sequence GTGGCGATCCCCGAGTTCATCCTGAAAATCCGCGAGAAGATCGGCAATGACCCTTTGTGGCTGCCCGGCGTTCGCGGCGTGGTGTTGGACGACGAGGACCGGGTCCTTTTGTGCCAACGGGCCGACAACCGCCGCTGGACCCTGATTACGGGAATGCTGGAACCGGGGGAGCACCCGGCCCCCGGATTGATCCGGGAGATCTTCGAGGAGACTGCCGTGGTGGCCGAAACTGAGCGCATTCTGGCGGTGGGTGTGATCGGCCCGGTCACGTATCCGAACGGAGATGTCTGCGACTTCCTGGATATTGCCTTCAAATGCCGTTATATCTCGGGAGAGGCACGTGTCAACGACGACGAATCAATCGCGGTGGCTTGGTTTGCCCTGGACGACTTGCCGGACATCAGCCCCGGCCACCGCGAAACCATCCGGCTTGCGCTGGAGCCAGGCTCCGCCGTCGCGTATCAGCGCGATTGA